The proteins below are encoded in one region of Vulpes lagopus strain Blue_001 chromosome 10, ASM1834538v1, whole genome shotgun sequence:
- the ZBTB44 gene encoding zinc finger and BTB domain-containing protein 44 isoform X1 — protein MGVKTFTHSSSSHSQEMLGKLNMLRNDGHFCDITIRVQDKIFRAHKVVLAACSDFFRTKLVGQAEDENKNVLDLHHVTVTGFIPLLEYAYTATLSINTENIIDVLAAASYMQMFSVASTCSEFMKSSILWNTPNSQPEKGLDAGQENNSNCNFTSRDGSISPVSSECSVVERTIPVCRESRRKRKSYIVMSPESPVKCSTQTSSPQVLNSSASYSENRNQPVDSSLAFPWTFPFGIDRRIQPDKVKQAENTRTLELPGPSETGRRMADYVTCESTKTTLPLGTEEDVRVKVERLSDEEVHEEVSQPVSVSQSSLSDQQTVPGSEQVQEDLLISPQSSSIGSVDEGVTEGLPTLQSTSSTNAHADDDDRLENVQYPYQLYIAPSTSSTERPSPNGPDRPFQCPTCGVRFTRIQNLKQHMLIHSGIKPFQCDRCGKKFTRAYSLKMHRLKHEGKRCFRCQICSATFTSFGEYKHHMRVSRHIIRKPRIYECKTCGAMFTNSGNLIVHLRSLNHEASELANYFQSSDFLVPDYLNQEQEETLVQYDLGEHSFESNSSVQMPVISQVSSTQNCESTFPLGSLGGLAEKEEEMPEQPKASACTEATRDDPPKSELSSITIE, from the exons atggGTGTGAAAACATTTACTCATAGCTCCTCTTCCCACAGCCAGGAAATGCTTGGAAAGCTAAATATGCTGCGAAATGATGGACATTTTTGTGATATCACTATCCGTGTCCAGGACAAAATCTTCCGGGCACATAAGGTGGTACTAGCAGCTTGCAGTGATTTCTTTCGCACCAAACTTGTAGGCCAAGCAGAGGATGAGAACAAGAATGTGTTGGATTTGCACCATGTTACAGTGACTGGCTTCATACCCCTTTTAGAGTATGCTTACACGGCCACTCTGTCAATCAACACAGAGAATATCATTGATGTTCTCGCTGCAGCCAGCTACATGCAGATGTTCAGTGTTGCCAGCACCTGCTCAGAGTTCATGAAGTCCAGCATTTTATGGAATACACCCAACAGCCAACCAGAAAAGGGTCTAGATGCTGGACAAGAGAATAACTCTAACTGCAATTTTACTTCTCGAGATGGAAGTATTTCCCCTGTGTCTTCAGAGTGCAGTGTGGTAGAAAGAACGATTCCTGTCTGCCGAGAATCCCGGAGAAAGCGCAAAAGCTACATTGTTATGTCTCCTGAAAGTCCTGTAAAATGTAGCACGCAGACAAGTTCTCCCCAGGTATTGAATTCTTCAGCTTCCTactcagaaaatagaaatcaacCAGTTGACTCTTCTTTAGCTTTTCCCTGGACATTTCCTTTTGGAATTGATCGAAGGATTCAGCCTGATAAGGTTAAGCAGGCAGAAAATACCCGGACTTTAGAACTACCTGGCCCATCTGAGACAGGTAGAAGAATGGCCGATTATGTGACTTGTGAGAGCACAAAAACTACCTTGCCTCTGGGTACTGAAGAAGATGTCCGGGTCAAGGTAGAAAGGTTAAGTGATGAGGAGGTCCATGAGGAAGTGTCTCAGCCCGTCAGTGTGTCTCAGAGTTCACTGAGCGACCAGCAGACAGTGCCAGGAAGTGAACAAGTCCAAGAAGACCTTCTCATTAGTCCACAGTCTTCCTCTATAG GCTCAGTAGATGAAGGCGTCACTGAAGGGTTACCCACACTTCAAAGCACTTCTAGCACTAATGCTCATGCAGATGATGATGATCG ATTGGAAAATGTTCAGTATCCCTACCAACTCTACATTGCTCCTTCTACCAGCAGTACAGAACGACCAAGTCCAAATGGTCCAGATAGACCTTTTCAGTGTCCAACTTGTGGGGTACGATTCACCCGTATTCAGAACCTAAAACAGCACATGCTCATCCACTCAG GAATTAAACCATTTCAGTGTGACCGCTGTGGGAAAAAGTTCACCAGGGCTTACTCGCTTAAGATGCATCGCCTAAAGCATGAAGGTAAACGCTGTTTCCGGTGCCAGATATGTAGTGCCACTTTCACTTCCTTCGGGGAATATAAACACCACATGAGGGTTTCCCGGCACATTATCCGCAAGCCTCGGATTTACGAGTGCAAAACATGTGGCGCCATGTTCACCAACTCTGGAAATTTAATCGTGCACCTGAGGAGTCTGAACCATGAAGCGTCAGAGCTAGCAAACTACTTCCAGAGCAG TGATTTCCTAGTACCGGACTACTTAAACCAGGAGCAAGAAGAGACCCTTGTTCAGTATGACCTTGGAGAACACAGTTTTGAAAGCAACTCCTCTGTTCAAATGCCTGTAATTTCACAGGTCTCCTCGACCCAGAATTGTGAAAGCACTTTCCCCTTGGGGTCTCTTGGTGGGCtggcagaaaaagaggaagaaatgccaGAGCAGCCAAAGGCCAGTGCTTGTACTGAGGCAACCAGAGATGACCCCCCAAAATCAGAGCTGTCTTCTATAACCATTGAGTAA
- the ZBTB44 gene encoding zinc finger and BTB domain-containing protein 44 isoform X4, translated as MGVKTFTHSSSSHSQEMLGKLNMLRNDGHFCDITIRVQDKIFRAHKVVLAACSDFFRTKLVGQAEDENKNVLDLHHVTVTGFIPLLEYAYTATLSINTENIIDVLAAASYMQMFSVASTCSEFMKSSILWNTPNSQPEKGLDAGQENNSNCNFTSRDGSISPVSSECSVVERTIPVCRESRRKRKSYIVMSPESPVKCSTQTSSPQVLNSSASYSENRNQPVDSSLAFPWTFPFGIDRRIQPDKVKQAENTRTLELPGPSETGRRMADYVTCESTKTTLPLGTEEDVRVKVERLSDEEVHEEVSQPVSVSQSSLSDQQTVPGSEQVQEDLLISPQSSSIGSVDEGVTEGLPTLQSTSSTNAHADDDDRLENVQYPYQLYIAPSTSSTERPSPNGPDRPFQCPTCGVRFTRIQNLKQHMLIHSGIKPFQCDRCGKKFTRAYSLKMHRLKHEVIS; from the exons atggGTGTGAAAACATTTACTCATAGCTCCTCTTCCCACAGCCAGGAAATGCTTGGAAAGCTAAATATGCTGCGAAATGATGGACATTTTTGTGATATCACTATCCGTGTCCAGGACAAAATCTTCCGGGCACATAAGGTGGTACTAGCAGCTTGCAGTGATTTCTTTCGCACCAAACTTGTAGGCCAAGCAGAGGATGAGAACAAGAATGTGTTGGATTTGCACCATGTTACAGTGACTGGCTTCATACCCCTTTTAGAGTATGCTTACACGGCCACTCTGTCAATCAACACAGAGAATATCATTGATGTTCTCGCTGCAGCCAGCTACATGCAGATGTTCAGTGTTGCCAGCACCTGCTCAGAGTTCATGAAGTCCAGCATTTTATGGAATACACCCAACAGCCAACCAGAAAAGGGTCTAGATGCTGGACAAGAGAATAACTCTAACTGCAATTTTACTTCTCGAGATGGAAGTATTTCCCCTGTGTCTTCAGAGTGCAGTGTGGTAGAAAGAACGATTCCTGTCTGCCGAGAATCCCGGAGAAAGCGCAAAAGCTACATTGTTATGTCTCCTGAAAGTCCTGTAAAATGTAGCACGCAGACAAGTTCTCCCCAGGTATTGAATTCTTCAGCTTCCTactcagaaaatagaaatcaacCAGTTGACTCTTCTTTAGCTTTTCCCTGGACATTTCCTTTTGGAATTGATCGAAGGATTCAGCCTGATAAGGTTAAGCAGGCAGAAAATACCCGGACTTTAGAACTACCTGGCCCATCTGAGACAGGTAGAAGAATGGCCGATTATGTGACTTGTGAGAGCACAAAAACTACCTTGCCTCTGGGTACTGAAGAAGATGTCCGGGTCAAGGTAGAAAGGTTAAGTGATGAGGAGGTCCATGAGGAAGTGTCTCAGCCCGTCAGTGTGTCTCAGAGTTCACTGAGCGACCAGCAGACAGTGCCAGGAAGTGAACAAGTCCAAGAAGACCTTCTCATTAGTCCACAGTCTTCCTCTATAG GCTCAGTAGATGAAGGCGTCACTGAAGGGTTACCCACACTTCAAAGCACTTCTAGCACTAATGCTCATGCAGATGATGATGATCG ATTGGAAAATGTTCAGTATCCCTACCAACTCTACATTGCTCCTTCTACCAGCAGTACAGAACGACCAAGTCCAAATGGTCCAGATAGACCTTTTCAGTGTCCAACTTGTGGGGTACGATTCACCCGTATTCAGAACCTAAAACAGCACATGCTCATCCACTCAG GAATTAAACCATTTCAGTGTGACCGCTGTGGGAAAAAGTTCACCAGGGCTTACTCGCTTAAGATGCATCGCCTAAAGCATGAAG TGATTTCCTAG
- the ZBTB44 gene encoding zinc finger and BTB domain-containing protein 44 isoform X3 yields the protein MGVKTFTHSSSSHSQEMLGKLNMLRNDGHFCDITIRVQDKIFRAHKVVLAACSDFFRTKLVGQAEDENKNVLDLHHVTVTGFIPLLEYAYTATLSINTENIIDVLAAASYMQMFSVASTCSEFMKSSILWNTPNSQPEKGLDAGQENNSNCNFTSRDGSISPVSSECSVVERTIPVCRESRRKRKSYIVMSPESPVKCSTQTSSPQVLNSSASYSENRNQPVDSSLAFPWTFPFGIDRRIQPDKVKQAENTRTLELPGPSETGRRMADYVTCESTKTTLPLGTEEDVRVKVERLSDEEVHEEVSQPVSVSQSSLSDQQTVPGSEQVQEDLLISPQSSSIGSVDEGVTEGLPTLQSTSSTNAHADDDDRTERPSPNGPDRPFQCPTCGVRFTRIQNLKQHMLIHSGIKPFQCDRCGKKFTRAYSLKMHRLKHEGKRCFRCQICSATFTSFGEYKHHMRVSRHIIRKPRIYECKTCGAMFTNSGNLIVHLRSLNHEASELANYFQSSDFLVPDYLNQEQEETLVQYDLGEHSFESNSSVQMPVISQVSSTQNCESTFPLGSLGGLAEKEEEMPEQPKASACTEATRDDPPKSELSSITIE from the exons atggGTGTGAAAACATTTACTCATAGCTCCTCTTCCCACAGCCAGGAAATGCTTGGAAAGCTAAATATGCTGCGAAATGATGGACATTTTTGTGATATCACTATCCGTGTCCAGGACAAAATCTTCCGGGCACATAAGGTGGTACTAGCAGCTTGCAGTGATTTCTTTCGCACCAAACTTGTAGGCCAAGCAGAGGATGAGAACAAGAATGTGTTGGATTTGCACCATGTTACAGTGACTGGCTTCATACCCCTTTTAGAGTATGCTTACACGGCCACTCTGTCAATCAACACAGAGAATATCATTGATGTTCTCGCTGCAGCCAGCTACATGCAGATGTTCAGTGTTGCCAGCACCTGCTCAGAGTTCATGAAGTCCAGCATTTTATGGAATACACCCAACAGCCAACCAGAAAAGGGTCTAGATGCTGGACAAGAGAATAACTCTAACTGCAATTTTACTTCTCGAGATGGAAGTATTTCCCCTGTGTCTTCAGAGTGCAGTGTGGTAGAAAGAACGATTCCTGTCTGCCGAGAATCCCGGAGAAAGCGCAAAAGCTACATTGTTATGTCTCCTGAAAGTCCTGTAAAATGTAGCACGCAGACAAGTTCTCCCCAGGTATTGAATTCTTCAGCTTCCTactcagaaaatagaaatcaacCAGTTGACTCTTCTTTAGCTTTTCCCTGGACATTTCCTTTTGGAATTGATCGAAGGATTCAGCCTGATAAGGTTAAGCAGGCAGAAAATACCCGGACTTTAGAACTACCTGGCCCATCTGAGACAGGTAGAAGAATGGCCGATTATGTGACTTGTGAGAGCACAAAAACTACCTTGCCTCTGGGTACTGAAGAAGATGTCCGGGTCAAGGTAGAAAGGTTAAGTGATGAGGAGGTCCATGAGGAAGTGTCTCAGCCCGTCAGTGTGTCTCAGAGTTCACTGAGCGACCAGCAGACAGTGCCAGGAAGTGAACAAGTCCAAGAAGACCTTCTCATTAGTCCACAGTCTTCCTCTATAG GCTCAGTAGATGAAGGCGTCACTGAAGGGTTACCCACACTTCAAAGCACTTCTAGCACTAATGCTCATGCAGATGATGATGATCG TACAGAACGACCAAGTCCAAATGGTCCAGATAGACCTTTTCAGTGTCCAACTTGTGGGGTACGATTCACCCGTATTCAGAACCTAAAACAGCACATGCTCATCCACTCAG GAATTAAACCATTTCAGTGTGACCGCTGTGGGAAAAAGTTCACCAGGGCTTACTCGCTTAAGATGCATCGCCTAAAGCATGAAGGTAAACGCTGTTTCCGGTGCCAGATATGTAGTGCCACTTTCACTTCCTTCGGGGAATATAAACACCACATGAGGGTTTCCCGGCACATTATCCGCAAGCCTCGGATTTACGAGTGCAAAACATGTGGCGCCATGTTCACCAACTCTGGAAATTTAATCGTGCACCTGAGGAGTCTGAACCATGAAGCGTCAGAGCTAGCAAACTACTTCCAGAGCAG TGATTTCCTAGTACCGGACTACTTAAACCAGGAGCAAGAAGAGACCCTTGTTCAGTATGACCTTGGAGAACACAGTTTTGAAAGCAACTCCTCTGTTCAAATGCCTGTAATTTCACAGGTCTCCTCGACCCAGAATTGTGAAAGCACTTTCCCCTTGGGGTCTCTTGGTGGGCtggcagaaaaagaggaagaaatgccaGAGCAGCCAAAGGCCAGTGCTTGTACTGAGGCAACCAGAGATGACCCCCCAAAATCAGAGCTGTCTTCTATAACCATTGAGTAA
- the ZBTB44 gene encoding zinc finger and BTB domain-containing protein 44 isoform X2, translating to MGVKTFTHSSSSHSQEMLGKLNMLRNDGHFCDITIRVQDKIFRAHKVVLAACSDFFRTKLVGQAEDENKNVLDLHHVTVTGFIPLLEYAYTATLSINTENIIDVLAAASYMQMFSVASTCSEFMKSSILWNTPNSQPEKGLDAGQENNSNCNFTSRDGSISPVSSECSVVERTIPVCRESRRKRKSYIVMSPESPVKCSTQTSSPQVLNSSASYSENRNQPVDSSLAFPWTFPFGIDRRIQPDKVKQAENTRTLELPGPSETGRRMADYVTCESTKTTLPLGTEEDVRVKVERLSDEEVHEEVSQPVSVSQSSLSDQQTVPGSEQVQEDLLISPQSSSIGSVDEGVTEGLPTLQSTSSTNAHADDDDRSTERPSPNGPDRPFQCPTCGVRFTRIQNLKQHMLIHSGIKPFQCDRCGKKFTRAYSLKMHRLKHEGKRCFRCQICSATFTSFGEYKHHMRVSRHIIRKPRIYECKTCGAMFTNSGNLIVHLRSLNHEASELANYFQSSDFLVPDYLNQEQEETLVQYDLGEHSFESNSSVQMPVISQVSSTQNCESTFPLGSLGGLAEKEEEMPEQPKASACTEATRDDPPKSELSSITIE from the exons atggGTGTGAAAACATTTACTCATAGCTCCTCTTCCCACAGCCAGGAAATGCTTGGAAAGCTAAATATGCTGCGAAATGATGGACATTTTTGTGATATCACTATCCGTGTCCAGGACAAAATCTTCCGGGCACATAAGGTGGTACTAGCAGCTTGCAGTGATTTCTTTCGCACCAAACTTGTAGGCCAAGCAGAGGATGAGAACAAGAATGTGTTGGATTTGCACCATGTTACAGTGACTGGCTTCATACCCCTTTTAGAGTATGCTTACACGGCCACTCTGTCAATCAACACAGAGAATATCATTGATGTTCTCGCTGCAGCCAGCTACATGCAGATGTTCAGTGTTGCCAGCACCTGCTCAGAGTTCATGAAGTCCAGCATTTTATGGAATACACCCAACAGCCAACCAGAAAAGGGTCTAGATGCTGGACAAGAGAATAACTCTAACTGCAATTTTACTTCTCGAGATGGAAGTATTTCCCCTGTGTCTTCAGAGTGCAGTGTGGTAGAAAGAACGATTCCTGTCTGCCGAGAATCCCGGAGAAAGCGCAAAAGCTACATTGTTATGTCTCCTGAAAGTCCTGTAAAATGTAGCACGCAGACAAGTTCTCCCCAGGTATTGAATTCTTCAGCTTCCTactcagaaaatagaaatcaacCAGTTGACTCTTCTTTAGCTTTTCCCTGGACATTTCCTTTTGGAATTGATCGAAGGATTCAGCCTGATAAGGTTAAGCAGGCAGAAAATACCCGGACTTTAGAACTACCTGGCCCATCTGAGACAGGTAGAAGAATGGCCGATTATGTGACTTGTGAGAGCACAAAAACTACCTTGCCTCTGGGTACTGAAGAAGATGTCCGGGTCAAGGTAGAAAGGTTAAGTGATGAGGAGGTCCATGAGGAAGTGTCTCAGCCCGTCAGTGTGTCTCAGAGTTCACTGAGCGACCAGCAGACAGTGCCAGGAAGTGAACAAGTCCAAGAAGACCTTCTCATTAGTCCACAGTCTTCCTCTATAG GCTCAGTAGATGAAGGCGTCACTGAAGGGTTACCCACACTTCAAAGCACTTCTAGCACTAATGCTCATGCAGATGATGATGATCG CAGTACAGAACGACCAAGTCCAAATGGTCCAGATAGACCTTTTCAGTGTCCAACTTGTGGGGTACGATTCACCCGTATTCAGAACCTAAAACAGCACATGCTCATCCACTCAG GAATTAAACCATTTCAGTGTGACCGCTGTGGGAAAAAGTTCACCAGGGCTTACTCGCTTAAGATGCATCGCCTAAAGCATGAAGGTAAACGCTGTTTCCGGTGCCAGATATGTAGTGCCACTTTCACTTCCTTCGGGGAATATAAACACCACATGAGGGTTTCCCGGCACATTATCCGCAAGCCTCGGATTTACGAGTGCAAAACATGTGGCGCCATGTTCACCAACTCTGGAAATTTAATCGTGCACCTGAGGAGTCTGAACCATGAAGCGTCAGAGCTAGCAAACTACTTCCAGAGCAG TGATTTCCTAGTACCGGACTACTTAAACCAGGAGCAAGAAGAGACCCTTGTTCAGTATGACCTTGGAGAACACAGTTTTGAAAGCAACTCCTCTGTTCAAATGCCTGTAATTTCACAGGTCTCCTCGACCCAGAATTGTGAAAGCACTTTCCCCTTGGGGTCTCTTGGTGGGCtggcagaaaaagaggaagaaatgccaGAGCAGCCAAAGGCCAGTGCTTGTACTGAGGCAACCAGAGATGACCCCCCAAAATCAGAGCTGTCTTCTATAACCATTGAGTAA
- the LOC121499561 gene encoding 60S ribosomal protein L30-like, whose protein sequence is MVAAKKTKKSLESINSRLQLVMKSGKYVLGYKQTLKMIRHGKAKLVILANNCLALRKSEIEYYAMLAKTGVHHYSGNNIELGTACGKYYRVCTLAIIDPGDSDIIRSMPEQTGEK, encoded by the coding sequence ATGGTGGCCGCAAAGAAGACGAAAAAGTCGCTGGAGTCGATCAACTCTAGGCTCCAACTGGTTATGAAAAGTGGAAAGTACGTGCTGGGGTACAAGCAGACCCTGAAAATGATCAGACACGGCAAAGCAAAACTGGTCATCCTGGCCAACAACTGCCTGGCTTTGAGGAAATCTGAAATAGAATACTACGCCATGTTGGCCAAAACTGGTGTCCATCACTACAGTGGCAATAATATTGAATTGGGCACAGCATGTGGGAAATACTACAGAGTATGCACACTGGCTATCATtgatccaggtgattctgatatcaTTAGAAGCATGCCAGAACAGACTGGTGAAAAGTAA